The region cagctgcagcttaGCTCTGACAAGCAATTTTTCACACCACTGCTGCTGATTCACTAACCTCTTGTGGCATCCACACTGATCTGTTCTTTTTAACCACTAACATATTACCTATGCGTTGCAACaggatcttattaaaaaatatcattagtattttattaaaatatagttaataaaaTTGGTTTAACATATAGGTCTtaactctttttcttttaaaaaatagaagggagttggtggtggggtaggtggtagattcaccaccaccactactttcttttatagtagtagtactactacttAGTTAATTTCTATTCTCGTGAAGCTCCCAATTGATGTGGTAATTTCATTTTCATGTCCTATTTTTTGTCCTGacacaaaagaaaaccatGGTGAGTGAGCTGAAAgcctgaaaattttcttgcatgTATGAATGTACCAGCACCAACCCTCTTTTGCAATGTTGAGTTGAGTACAGAGTCACGGAGCACAATGGGGGTTTTGGAGGGCAAGTGCAATGTAACAGGGAAAGATGCCTGTGCACAGTGTTTGTGCTGTTCTGGACCCTGGAGAAGTGAAGAGACCTCACTGTTTTGTGCATCTTAATTCTGACAATATGTGTATATGGGAGCTaccttttcttaatttttgttGATATTGTTTTCATCGCCCATTGAGAAAGTGAGAGTTGGAAGAAAACATATCAAGGCTACGACTTTGAGAAACAAAAGGGAAACAATTTGTGCTAATTGTCTCTGCTGCAATGGCCCAATTCTGAAACCGAGTTCCACTTAATGACACGCCCTACTGAATTCTGAAACATAGGTGATTCCACTGAGAGAGTGAAGGACAATTGTAGTAAAAGAAACAGAACAATTCCAGCCTTAACCAACTTTCATCTGGTTTTATTTTACTGTAAGATCAAAGTGACACAATTAAGTCCAAGGCCCATTGTGGAAAATGGAGATCTTCTTGGTATCATCTGGAATGCTGGaaacagaattttttttcagaacctggaaacaacaaaattcaaatccaaatgccataaaataaactgtaaagaacaaataataaaattaactccaatattaaattgtaaaagttaaattttggcttatcaGCCAAAGCAGAAGAGAAAGGATTGGAGCCAACTCGTTGCCTTCATGTTTTAGTAGCTAGAAAAAAACTAGCATTAACGTCGTCGATTTTTAGATGTACGTTTCATCATTCGTTCTATTtacttttttgaataataataataattacatattttcttaaaataagaTCAAGGATAGAACATAGTTCAAAAGTTAACATCGTCCAACATAAAACAGAATGACTGATCCATTATCTAAGGGCCTATtcgttttgaaggaaaaaaagaatcaaattcCTTTGGAAACCATTCGGTTTGTACGAATAaactatagaaaaatcaaaggaaaTTTTCTCTCCCTACAAGAcatagagagaaaacatatgaaaatttcTATTCACCCATACCTCTTGGAAAAATTTCTATGCATTAGTGTTACCATACATCCccatttcttaatttttttctattccaaaccgaataaacctaaaaaaataaacaaaattactGGAGGATGTAATACACTCAGTCATGTGGGGGCCCAAGGTCGACAGAGGCGAAGGTTCTTCCAAGTTGCGTCGGCCCAGCGCCTACCGGCTTGGGCTTGGGGTGTTGGACCCGGTTCCCGCCTATAAGtactcgccgcggcggcgccccttAGGTttggccgcgccgccgccgaagccgaagccGAAGACGAACCGCCACCACTGCCACTGCCtgcaccacgccgccgccacgcgcacGATGGCGAGGTCTACAACGCCGACGCGGCGACcggcatcctcctcctccgtctgCTGCCGCGTCAGGCtatccgccgccaccggcgcaCGCGCGCAGCACCCGCGCCAGCCGAACGGCGGCCTGAGCAGCCTCCCGTCGTCCGTCGTCCGTCTCTCGCTCCCGGCCACCACCGCCTTCGTGTCGtcccgcggtggcggcggcggcggcgagcgcgggaggagggagtGCGCGTGCTCGCCCACCACGCACCCTGGCTCCTTCCGCTGCGCGCGTCACCGGAGCGCGgcgcagcaggcggcggctgCCGCGCGTCCTCCGTCCGCGCCCGGTCTGCTTCACGGCGACGCGAGGCGGTCGGCGATGGCCAACCCCCTGGTGCGCatcgcggcggtggagggcggcgaccacgtccgccgcgccgtcgcgtcgctcaTCCGCCCGTCctcccaccaccgccgccgccgcgccgccttccTCCCGCGCCCCAGCCGCCTCTCCGCCatgtccgccgccgctgccacctcGTCGCCATGAGGAACAACGAAGCGCATCCATCACCGACTCACCTCCCAAGCTCGTACGATCTTAAACATGCTGCAATTTTGGATCTCTTTCTCCGGAAATTTTCGTACTGTTCATAGTAGAGCTCATCTCGTCAAGTCTAACCGTGTTGTTCATTACTACTAGCTTAGTACTATACCACAACATTATGTCAGACATTTCtttgttatttaattaatttgattttttgtatgGAAAGTTAATCAAGCCCCTGCCAATCTGTCATACGCTAATTCAGATCTGCAGAAATGTTTAATGAAATTTCGTACAACGCTTTCGCGTAGTTTGAATGCAAAGAAATTTCGTACAGAATCAATCCGTCGTTGCAGTGCAATTTCTTCGCAAATTTTGCGTTCAAATAGAACGGGACGCTCGTCAAGTACGAATCGTGCAAGTAATTAAGCGACTGGCTAACTAACCACCCATCTATTTTAGTTGATCCATTTTTAGTAGTGGTATATTCGAATGAGCGGTCGGTTTTTGGATTCAGCGGTCAACGGGTCAACGAGATGGAAAGCACAGCGGGCCTAGCGAAGAATTTGGAACTAGGCAGTGGTGTCGGTTGACCGGTTCCGTGGCTGCGTTGAAGGAACGCAGAGAAAGTCAACGAGGGTCAGGTCGGGCGTGGCGGGCAAGAAACCATGGCGGGGCCCACTCTGTCCGTGTTGCATCACAGTATGGGCCGGCCTGTCCTGTTGCTGGGCCGAGAAAGCGCGTGTGTTTTCAGCCCGTCTTACCGGGAAAATGATCGGCCCAACCAGTTTGGGCTGGAGATGTGCGTCAAGATTCAATTTTGACCGTTGATTGGTATGTAGTAGATTCGTGCTATGCATAGGCGACAACAAATCATGCATGCTAGGGAGTCTAGTCTAATGGGTTAATGTCCGcgcatatgtataaatattttatactttatatttgtatatgtaaagttttatctttatacatataaagttttcatatatagaaaatttgtacatgaaacaaatttaacatataaaatatctagtagaaaaatatttatattaaaaatatcatgttaGAAAATTGTATCTATAAAgattatatactatatatatattaatttatatatagaaaatttatatatggaaAGTTtacgtatataaagtttgtacaTATAAAATGTTCGAGTAGGTAAACAACTACGTGGGCGTTCCTCCGGTAGACTTTTTGCGCATGTTATGTCATGCTGAGCTACACCATGTTTCGTGTAATTAATTGTGATGTATTTCTAACTTACattataattatactataCTTATATTCGATAATTTTTTAGGGACTTTTTATCAACATATTATGTAGTTTTGGATCATGACTGATATTACACCACAAATGGGTATGATAACACAGAATTTCAATCTTACATGTACTAGCTATACCAGCAGTAATAGTTCATATACATCAACAAGaccatgaaaatttttagacacagATATCAATGGGACGGCTTGTCaaaacctagctagctagggccCTTTGGCTCCCGGCTGTGGCATCTGCAGCATGTTGCCGAACCAGCGGTTGCACTGGTACACGGAGCAGAAGGTCTGCAGCGCCGTCATGAGCAgcagcacgacggcggcgagcagcgtcAGCACCCGCCACGACCGGAACACGTACCGCTTCAGCATCTTCCTCAGCCTCACCGTCGCCCGCCTGCTCCGGTGC is a window of Oryza brachyantha chromosome 8, ObraRS2, whole genome shotgun sequence DNA encoding:
- the LOC121055225 gene encoding uncharacterized protein LOC121055225 codes for the protein MARSTTPTRRPASSSSVCCRVRLSAATGARAQHPRQPNGGLSSLPSSVVRLSLPATTAFVSSRGGGGGGERGRRECACSPTTHPGSFRCARHRSAAQQAAAAARPPSAPGLLHGDARRSAMANPLVRIAAVEGGDHVRRAVASLIRPSSHHRRRRAAFLPRPSRLSAMSAAAATSSP